The Thermanaerovibrio acidaminovorans DSM 6589 genome contains a region encoding:
- a CDS encoding dipeptidase codes for MDLHCDVLYEVSRRRRMGERDVIRRIMLQDLRSSGVKVLVCSLFVDDQGVHRALQEALHQVWCLLEEEREAREDLMVIRDRDDLRRCLSSRRIGLVLSMEGAEPVQDDPELLRFFRSMGLSFLALTWSRRNRLADGVDLTRTVRSPGGLSAQGVSALETARSLGLALDLSHLNDPGTEDVIRSGVPILATHSNCRSLCDHPRNLADPHLEAIGRRGGVVGFNAHGAFVGSDDPVEGMYRHISHLALVAGEAACALGLDLCDRFDAFFHGERRDLFMSHREASQALQVLGGRLGARSMGRLLMDNPIRVLEGALPSSVPSV; via the coding sequence GTGGATCTTCACTGCGACGTTCTGTACGAGGTGTCGAGGCGCAGGCGGATGGGGGAGAGGGACGTGATCCGCCGCATCATGTTGCAGGACCTGAGGTCCAGCGGCGTTAAGGTGCTGGTCTGCTCCCTGTTCGTGGACGACCAGGGGGTCCACCGGGCCCTCCAGGAGGCCCTTCACCAGGTGTGGTGTCTCCTGGAGGAGGAGAGGGAGGCCCGGGAGGACCTGATGGTCATCCGGGACCGGGACGATCTGAGGCGCTGCCTCTCCTCCCGGCGGATAGGCCTGGTGCTCTCCATGGAGGGGGCGGAGCCCGTCCAGGACGATCCGGAGCTTCTGCGCTTCTTCCGGTCCATGGGGCTCTCGTTCCTGGCCCTCACCTGGAGCCGGCGCAACCGCCTGGCGGATGGGGTTGACCTTACCCGCACGGTCCGATCCCCCGGAGGCCTCTCCGCCCAGGGGGTGTCCGCCCTGGAGACCGCTAGATCCCTCGGCCTGGCGCTGGACCTCAGCCACCTGAACGACCCGGGCACGGAGGACGTGATCAGAAGTGGGGTCCCCATCCTGGCCACCCACTCAAACTGCAGGTCCCTCTGTGACCACCCTCGCAACCTTGCCGACCCGCACCTGGAGGCCATAGGCCGCAGGGGAGGGGTGGTGGGTTTCAACGCCCACGGAGCCTTCGTCGGATCCGATGACCCGGTGGAGGGCATGTATCGGCACATATCCCACCTGGCCCTGGTGGCCGGGGAGGCCGCCTGCGCCCTGGGGCTCGACCTGTGTGACCGGTTCGACGCATTCTTCCATGGGGAGAGGCGGGATCTCTTCATGAGCCACCGGGAGGCGTCCCAGGCTCTCCAGGTCCTGGGGGGCCGACTGGGGGCCCGTTCCATGGGGCGTCTTCTCATGGACAACCCCATTAGGGTCCTGGAGGGGGCCCTGCCCTCGTCGGTGCCCAGCGTCTAG
- a CDS encoding class II aldolase/adducin family protein: protein MIQAKRAVVRYGALLEERGLVFGSGGNLSVRAEGGLWALKPSGRPCGALREQDVTVLDMEGRVLEGLKPSSEWRMHLGVLRARSDVGAVFHTHSRFAVTMGCLKWEVPPIHYYMAAFGDQIIPVVPYRPFGSQELADLVAETLREPLKGAILANHGAVVAGSSPQEAMDLAVNLEFLCEVYWRVRCVGNPATLSEEEFRRALADFGAYSPGSSGGL from the coding sequence GTGATCCAGGCTAAGCGGGCGGTGGTGAGGTACGGGGCCCTCTTGGAGGAGCGGGGGCTGGTGTTCGGTTCCGGCGGGAACCTGTCGGTTCGGGCCGAGGGTGGGCTATGGGCCCTGAAGCCCTCGGGACGTCCTTGCGGGGCCCTGAGGGAGCAGGACGTGACGGTGCTGGACATGGAGGGCCGGGTCCTTGAGGGCCTTAAGCCATCCAGCGAGTGGAGGATGCACCTTGGGGTCTTGCGGGCCAGGTCGGACGTGGGGGCGGTCTTTCACACCCACTCCCGCTTCGCGGTCACCATGGGGTGCCTCAAGTGGGAGGTGCCCCCCATACACTACTACATGGCCGCCTTCGGGGATCAGATCATACCGGTGGTCCCCTACCGGCCCTTCGGGTCCCAGGAGCTGGCGGACCTGGTGGCGGAGACCCTGCGGGAGCCCCTCAAGGGGGCCATCCTGGCCAACCACGGGGCGGTGGTGGCGGGATCGTCCCCCCAGGAGGCCATGGACCTGGCGGTGAACCTGGAGTTCCTGTGCGAGGTATACTGGCGGGTTCGCTGTGTCGGCAACCCCGCCACCCTGTCGGAGGAGGAGTTCAGACGGGCCTTAGCGGACTTCGGCGCCTACTCTCCAGGTAGTTCCGGTGGTTTATAG